A window of Chryseobacterium sp. IHB B 17019 genomic DNA:
ATTTATTTCAGTTTTCATTTTTTCTCAGACCAAATCTGTGAAGAAACTGCCTATTAAAAATACACCGAAAACTGCTGTTAAAAAGATAACCGGAACGCCGAAGAAAACCTCTGATTTACCTGTGGTGAATGCAGAAATTCCTCTTTTGATCCCGAAAAAGAAAGACGGAAATTTTGGCTATGTAAACCAGAAAGGAAAGTTTATTATCCAACCGGAATATCATATTGCCGTATTTTTTTATGAAGATTGTAATCTTTTAAATTCACCTAACGAAAAAGTAAGAAAGTTCGGAACAGCAGATTATGCAACGGTGGAAAAGGATGAAATATCATATAGGATAAATAAAAAAGGAAAGAGGGTTTATAAATTTAAAAAAGAGGATCTTGGGCAATGTGCTCATAAAGAATACGTGCAGCAGCTATTTCAGGCCTACACTATGAACGGCTTTTTCGGTATTATAGAAAAAGCAAAATTCCGAAATGCTCAGGATTACAGAGATTTTCAGATATATCCTCAATATGAATATTTATATATTCTGGAAGGAGATGATGTAGCAAATCCTATGATTGTTGCTTCAAAAAATGATACTTTCGGGGTCATTGATGTCAATAACAATATTATTATCCCTTTTGAATATTCAGATATAAAACGAAACTTCAGCTGGAAACTGGGGAAGATGTTTGATGTTTCCAAAGACGGAAAAAATTACTACTACGTTGATTCAAAAAACAAAACGTATTAGGCTGGAGCCGAAGCATCTTCTTCAATTATAATCTGCGAATTTTTTAACTAAAAATTAATCCTAAAAGCTTAAAACCAACATTTCGTAAATTTTTCGTAATTTCGCGACTGAAATAAAGGGGTGCTGTAACAAGCTGAGATTATACCCAATGAACCTGGAACGGGTAATGCTGTTTAGGGAAGCATTTATATAATTGATAAATGATAATTGATAAATAATTTTATCAGTTTTTATAAAAAAAGTTAAAATCAATCATCTTTTATCGCTTATCAATTATAAATAATCCGCCCCTTTTATTCATTAAATTTTAAAAATTTATAGAATGAAAGGATTATTTTTTTTAGGGCTTACCGTTGGCTCTTTTGCTTTTTTACAAGCACAAAATACCGATTCCCTGAAAATAAGGGAAATTGAAGCTGTTAATTTTACCAAAAGACTTCCTGTTGCCAAAGAAATCATCAATGTTGCCAAAGATATTGACAGCCGGAATTTAGGTCAGGATCTGCCGATCCTTCTTAAAAACCAGACTTCCATTATCTCAACTTCGGATGCCGGAAATGGTGTTGGCTACACGGGATTCAGGATTCGTGGAGTTGCAGGAAACGGAATTAATGTCATGATGAACGGCGTTCCATACAACGATTCCGAAAGCCAGGGAACTTTTTTTGTGAATGTCCCGGATCTTACAAGCTCTGCGTCACAAATCGTAATTCAAAGAGGAGTTGGAACTTCAAATAACGGTGCGGCAGCGTTTGGGGCGAGTATCAATGTTCTTTCCAAAGATCCTGAAGAGAAGTTTTATTTTAAAACCGATGACAGCTACGGTTCGTTCAACACCTACAAATATTCTGCGGAAATAGGTTCCGGAAAATTCTGGGGAAACAGGCTTTCTGTGATGGGAAGATACACGCACATCAATTCCGACGGCTATATTGACAGAGCTTTTTCAAAACTGGATTCTTACAATTTCACAGCTTTGTATGAAGAAGGAAAAACGAGAATCCGCTTAATGGCTTTTGGTGGAAAAGAAAAAACGTATCAGGCCTGGAACGGAATTGATAGGAAAACCTGGGAAACAAACCCGAAATTCAATTATTCCGGAGCAATTTATGATGCAAATTGGGAAAATATCGTTGGTTTTTACGACAACGAAACTGATAATTACAGACAAAACCATTACCAGTTACTTTGGGAGCAAAAATTTAATGACCGTTGGAATTTAGAAACAACTTTACATTACACAAAAGGAAAAGGTTACTATGAAAATTACAAGCAGGGAGATCCTTTTGCGAGATACAATTTGGCTGATACAAATGGTGAAGAATACTCAGATTTTATCAGAAAAAAATGGCTGAATAATGACTTTTATGGCTTAGTTTCTACATTGTACGGAAAATTTGAGAATCTTGATTTGAATTTCGGAATTGTAGGAAATCAGTATTACGGAAGACATTTCGGAAATGTGACCGGCGTTTTCTTCCCGGAAATTGATGAGCACGAATACTACAGAAACCGTTCTGTGAAAAATGAAGTAGCGGGATTTGCAAAAGCTTTAGTCAGAGTTGATAACTTTGAATTTTTTGGAGATCTGCAGTTGAGAAATATTGATTACGATACGAGAATTATTACGGAAGGAGACGATGAAGGTGCTAATTTGGACAAAAACTGGTTGTTTTTCAACCCAAAAGCGGGAGTTAATTATAGAATTCCACAAGGAAAAATCTTCATTTCCTATGCTCATGCTCACCGAGAGCCAAACAGAGATGATTTATTAGCCAATAATAACGTTAAAGCAGAAAAACTTCATGATTTTGAGGCTGGTTTAGAAAAACAATTCGGGATTGTGTCGTTTACGGCGAATTTATATTATATGTATTATGTCAATCAGTTAGTTTTAAATGGTGAACTGAATAATGTCGGAGCTTTCATCAGAACCAATTCCGGGAAAAGTTTCAGAAGCGGAATTGAATTAGGAGCTTTGGCAAAACTTTCAAAACAATGGGAGGTTTCAGGAAATGTAAGCTTCAGCAACAACAGAAACTTAGATTTTAAAGTAGAAAATGAAGGTTCAACGAAAGATTTAGGTAATACTCAGATTTCTTTTTCGCCGGACGTTATTGCCAATTTAGGAGTGAAATTTAATCCTACAAAAAACTTCCAGTTTGCATTAATGAATCAATACGTTGGAAAGCAATACCTAGATAATTCAGAAGATGAAAATTTACAGTTGAAAGATTATCTTTTGACGGATTTTAATGCACAATATCAATTTAAAATAAAAAATAATGATATTGCATTGAAGCTTTTGGTGAATAATATTTTCAACAAAAAGTATGTGAACAACGGAGCTGTTTATGACGGAACTCCCTACTATTTTTCCCAAGCCGGAACCAATTTTATGTTCGGGATCAGCTGGAAAATTCAGTAATCAATCAGGCTATATTTAAACTAAATTATAGTAAAAGGTAAAAGTTAGATTTTTTTAAGGCTGCTTCGGCAGTCTTTTTTATTTGTGGATTTTCAGATTTGAAAATATTAAATTAAATCGGTCTCAATCTTATCCTTAATCTTAATCTCAACTTAAAAATAAATCTCTCCAAAAGTCACGAAAAAGTCATAAATTTGCCACCAAATGAATATTTCAGCTTACATTTTAGAATATTTGAAACAATTCGGGACCGTTACAGTTCCGGGATTTGGGGTGTTTTCTCTTGAAAATTCCAAAGCAATTATCAATTCCGAAAATGGGAGCATTCTTCCTCCTGCCAGTCAAATCGTCTACTCGCCTGATTATGAGGTGCAATCTGATGAATTGGCGGCTTTTATCGCGAATCACAAGCAGATGACTTTGGAAGCGTCAAAAACAGATCTGCAGATTCAAACAGATTTTTGGAAGAAAAAATTGCAGGCAGACCAAACACTGGAAATTCAGGGTTTGGGAGAAATTTTCATTGAGGACGGCGAAACTCATTTTAAAGGAAACAGGCTGCAATCTGACCATCCCAATTTTTACGGCTTGGAAGAAATCATAATTTCAGACATTAATAATAAAAATCTGAAACAAAAAGTTCCTGTAAATTCTGAAAAGGATTATAAATTTAATAAATCAATTCTTTGGACTTTCTTGGTTATTATTCCGGTTTTAGGAATTATTTATGTAGCTTATACTCAACAGGAGCTTCTTTTCGGGAAAAAATCCTTCGATAAAACGAATATTTCCGTACAGACAAAAACCCACAGGATTGAAAAAGATACTGTGAAATTACATAGTTATACTCCACCGGTTATAGATTCTTTGAAAAAAGATTCAGCCGTTCAGCCGGCAACACAAAATGATGTCAAAAGTCCCACAACACACAACACTAAGACTAAATGGCAAAAGTAAAAAAAGCGTCAGAATCTCTGACTATCATGACAAATATTGTTCTTCCGAACGAAACAAATTCTTTGAGAAACCTTTTTGGAGGCGAACTGTTGGCAAAAATGGATCGCTGTGCATCTATCTCCGCAGCAAGACATTGCGAAAGAAGAGTAGTGACGGCTTCTGTAAACCACGTTTCCTTCAATCATCCGATTCCGGAAGGCGGAGTGGTAGTGTTGGAATCTAAAGTTTCCAGAGCGTTTTCCACATCCATGGAGGTTTACGTAGATGTTTGGCTGGATGATCCTATCAATCAGACGAAAGTTCATACCAATGAGGGAATTTATACATTCGTGGCTGTGGATGAATTCAACAGGCCAATTCCTATTCCCGATATGATTCCGGAAACAGAAGAGGAAAAATCTAGACATGCCGCAGCTTTCAGAAGAAAAGAGCTGTCATTGATTCTTTCAGGAAGAATGAAACCTTTGGAATCTGTGGAGTTGAAGAAATTGTTCCAGGAACCTAGTTAATTAAACACAAATAAGCACAAATGTTTTACACGGATTTTCACAAATAATTTAATAGTGTTACAATGGGATATTAGTGTAATTCTTTAAATTAAAAACATAAAGATGAAAAAAATATGAAAACGGATATTTCAGAAAATGATATATCGCGAATTGTTTATGAATCAGGTTATTTGGTTTATAAAAGCTTAGGGCCGGGATTGTTGGAAAGTGCTTACGAAGAATGCATGTTTTATGAATTAAGAAAGCATCATCTTCTTGTTGAAAAACAGAAACCGATGCCACTAGTTTATGATGAAGTAAAATTAGATATTGGATATAGACTCGATTTAATAATTGAAAATAAATTTATTCTTGAAATAAAATCTGTTGAATCTTTGAATGATATTCATCTGGCTCAGATTCTGACGTATCTTCGTTTAAGTAATTGTAAACTAGGGATGTTAATGAATTTCAATACACTTCATTTTAAAAATGGAGTTAAAAGAGTAATCAACGGAAATTTATAATAAGAATTAGTGTTATTCGTGAAAAAATTAGTGTCATTTGTGTTAAATTAAAAAAAATGAAGATCCTCCTTTTAGATAAGAACCACCCATTAATTACCGATCAGCTTTTAGAAAAAAACTTTATTCTGGAAGAAGATTTCGTATCTACTTATGATGAGGTTTGCAACAAAATCGAAAATTATGACGGGGTTATTATCCGAAGCAGAATTCCTTTGGATAAAAACTTTTTAGAGAAAGGAAAAAATCTGAAGTTCATTGCAAGAGTGGGAGCCGGAATGGAAAATATTGATATTCCTGTTGCTGAAAAACTGGGAATTCAATTAATTAATTCTCCCGAAGGAAACAGAGATTCTGTAGCGGAACATGTTGTTGGAATGTTATTGGTTTTAATGAACAGGCTTTTCATTGCATCACAGGAAGTAAAAAACGGAATCTGGCTGCGTGAAGAAAACAGGGGCGACGAATTAATGGGAAAAACTGTTGGGCTCATCGGCTACGGGAATATGGGGAAAGCCACCGCAAAAAGACTTTCGGGATTTGGCTGTAAAGTGATTTTTCATGATATTTTGCCCAACCTTTCAGATGAATATGCTACACAGGTTTCTTTGGAAGAATTAAAAGAAAAAGCTGAGGTTTTGAGCTTACATATTCCTTTGACTGAAATATCTTATTATTTAATAGACGGACCTTTTATTTCTGATATGAAAAACGATTTCTATTTTGTGAATACGGCAAGAGGGAAAAATGTAGAAACTAAAGCTTTAGTTGAAGCTATAAAAGCCGGAAAAGTAAAAGGAGCCTGTCTTGATGTTTTAGAATACGAAAAATCATCTTTTGAGCATTTGGAAACAGAAAATGAAGACTTAAAATATCTTCTGGAGTCCGAAAAAGTAATTGTGACTCCCCACATTGCAGGATGGACCATTCAAAGCAAGGAAAAGCTGGCGCAGGTGATTGTTGATAAAATTATAGCTTCATTTAGCAAATAACGTAACAAACGTATAACACTTTCGTATTTTAGCTTATTCGCTATTTCGTTCTTTTATGTTAAATAATTCATAATTCGCACTCAATATATAATAATTATTTTGAGTTTTATTAAATTGCCGCTCATTTTCGAAACTCATGAAGAAGCGTAATTTTGTACTTTTTTTAACTGTCTTTTTATTCCTTTTTTCCTGTAAAAAAAACTCTGAAAATCAAGATACTGTCGCCGGAAGTGCGACCGGTCTTCCTAATTACGGGAACGTAGATTTGAGTACTGTTTTCACAAAAGGAGATAGCGAACTTTCTGACAAAGCTTCTTTGGTACGATACATTGATCAGTATTATAAAAGGGTTTGGGAAGGGAGTAATCTTAGCGGCGGAGTTTTAGTTGCAAAAGGAGATGACATTCTTTATGAAAATTACAGAGGTTTTGCCAGAGAAGGTGACCAAAAAACGATTAATAAAAATACACCGCTGCACGTTGCTTCAGTTTCAAAAACGTTGACGGCAATGGCTATGCTGAAATTAGTGGAAGCCGGAAAAATAAAATTATCAGATCATCTGACCCAGTTTTTTCCCGGGTTTCCTTACCCAGATGTTACGGTAAAAAATTTATTATCTCAAAGAAGCGGCCTTCCGAAATACGAATATTTTATTACCAAAATACAACCCGCTCCGGCAGAGCTTTCAAAGACTTTTATTACAAATCAGGATGTTTTAAATATGATCATTAAATATAAACCTGATTTGGCCAGAGATACCGATACCGGCTTTATGTATTGCAACACGAATTTTGCCATGCTGGCTTTATTGATCGAAAAAGTAACGAAAGTTCCTTTTCCTCAGGCAATGAAAGAGATGATTTTTGATCCGCTGAAAATGAAAAACTCCTTTATTTTCCAGGAAAAAGATATCCCGACGGCTTCTCAATCTTTCTATTACGGTGGAAACAGGTTGTATCCTCTGGACAGGCTGGATCTTATCTATGGTGATAAAAATGTCTATACAACACCAAGAGATTTATATAGTTTTTCAAAAGCGATGTATTCTAAGGATTTTTTAAAGCCGGAACTTATGGAAATGGTTTTTACGCCTTACAGCAATGAAAAATTCGGGACAAATAATTACGGGCTTGGTTTCAGGATGAAAATTTTTGATAACGGTGAAAAGCTGACGTATCACAACGGGTGGTGGCATGGAACTAATTCTGTTTTTGCTCATTTGTTAAAATCAAAAGTAACGATTGTGGCCATCGGAAACAAATATTCAAACAGAGTATATACTGCATTGGCTCTGTCCGGGTTGTTTGAAGATTTTCCACCTCAGAAAGACAAGCTTCACAGCATTATGAGCGATGATAAGGATACTTTGAACGGTCATAACGAGGTTTATGGAGAATAATGTTTATTTTTGCTTAAACATATTCATGAAAAGACTTCTTCTAATATTTGTCATTGGTTTTCTTTTGCAGTCTTGTGCAAGAGTTGGTTCCCCTGTTGGTGGAGCAAAAGATACATTGGCCCCCAAATTTTTAAGCTCAAATATTGATACGACAAGAATTAATGTTCCAAGAGATATCAAAGAGCTCCGTATTGATTTTGACGAATATATAACGCTGAAAGATGTCAGCAAAAACCTGATTATTTCCCCGCCTATTAAAAATATTAAAAGAATTATTCCTTCCAATATTGCGAATAAATTTATTTTAATTCAATGGACGGATACATTGCAGGCGAATACGACATATAATTTCAATTTCGGGAACTCCATTGCCGATAATAATGAAGCTAATATTTTACGTTATTTCAATTTCGCTTTTTCCACAGGTGAAAAACTTGATGATCTCTACATCAGTGGAGACGTCAAAGATGCATTATCTATAAAAAATACTACTGAAAACAAATTTGTTGTCGGGCTGTATCAGGTAAAAGATACTATTAATTACAAGCAGAAGCCTTACTACATCACAAAAGTGGATGAGGATGGCTATTATGAACTGAATTATCTGTCTCCGGGACAATATAAGATTATCGCTTTTGACGACGAGAACGGAAACTCAATGTACGATCCCGGAAAAGAAAAGGTAGGTTTCCAGAAAGAGCATGTAGTTGTTGAAAAGTCTGTTTCAGGGTTAAATTTAAAATTATTTCCATCCAAAAAGCCTTTAAAATATGTCGAAATGAAAGAAACTCCTGGTGGTATCTTAATGACTTTTGAAGGTAAACCTAGTGATGTAAAAGTGCTTTCCATTAATGAAAAGCTCCAGAATATTAAAGCAACACATCGCCCAAAATCTGATTCTGTAAATATCTGGTTTGATGCGGTGAAAAGTAATGTTGGGCAAACGGTAACCGAAAATTTAAAATTCAGCTACAATGCAGACAATAAACAGGATACCGTTTCAGTATTTTATAAGTACAATACGAAAAACGCCATGGATATCAACAGTGATAATGGCGGGGGAATGTTGGCTCCAAAAGCAGATTTCAAGATAAGCTCGAATTATTATTTAGATAAAATCAATCCGGATAAATGGGCTCTGAGAATGGAAGGTGATACAATAAATACAGTCCCTTTCACAGCAAATATTTCTGAGACGAATCCTTATCAGATTTTGGTAAAATCAGATTTTGTATCAGGAAAAAAATATCAGCTG
This region includes:
- a CDS encoding WG repeat-containing protein, whose product is MKNVVQFLCVFISVFIFSQTKSVKKLPIKNTPKTAVKKITGTPKKTSDLPVVNAEIPLLIPKKKDGNFGYVNQKGKFIIQPEYHIAVFFYEDCNLLNSPNEKVRKFGTADYATVEKDEISYRINKKGKRVYKFKKEDLGQCAHKEYVQQLFQAYTMNGFFGIIEKAKFRNAQDYRDFQIYPQYEYLYILEGDDVANPMIVASKNDTFGVIDVNNNIIIPFEYSDIKRNFSWKLGKMFDVSKDGKNYYYVDSKNKTY
- a CDS encoding TonB-dependent receptor, producing MKGLFFLGLTVGSFAFLQAQNTDSLKIREIEAVNFTKRLPVAKEIINVAKDIDSRNLGQDLPILLKNQTSIISTSDAGNGVGYTGFRIRGVAGNGINVMMNGVPYNDSESQGTFFVNVPDLTSSASQIVIQRGVGTSNNGAAAFGASINVLSKDPEEKFYFKTDDSYGSFNTYKYSAEIGSGKFWGNRLSVMGRYTHINSDGYIDRAFSKLDSYNFTALYEEGKTRIRLMAFGGKEKTYQAWNGIDRKTWETNPKFNYSGAIYDANWENIVGFYDNETDNYRQNHYQLLWEQKFNDRWNLETTLHYTKGKGYYENYKQGDPFARYNLADTNGEEYSDFIRKKWLNNDFYGLVSTLYGKFENLDLNFGIVGNQYYGRHFGNVTGVFFPEIDEHEYYRNRSVKNEVAGFAKALVRVDNFEFFGDLQLRNIDYDTRIITEGDDEGANLDKNWLFFNPKAGVNYRIPQGKIFISYAHAHREPNRDDLLANNNVKAEKLHDFEAGLEKQFGIVSFTANLYYMYYVNQLVLNGELNNVGAFIRTNSGKSFRSGIELGALAKLSKQWEVSGNVSFSNNRNLDFKVENEGSTKDLGNTQISFSPDVIANLGVKFNPTKNFQFALMNQYVGKQYLDNSEDENLQLKDYLLTDFNAQYQFKIKNNDIALKLLVNNIFNKKYVNNGAVYDGTPYYFSQAGTNFMFGISWKIQ
- a CDS encoding acyl-CoA thioesterase produces the protein MAKVKKASESLTIMTNIVLPNETNSLRNLFGGELLAKMDRCASISAARHCERRVVTASVNHVSFNHPIPEGGVVVLESKVSRAFSTSMEVYVDVWLDDPINQTKVHTNEGIYTFVAVDEFNRPIPIPDMIPETEEEKSRHAAAFRRKELSLILSGRMKPLESVELKKLFQEPS
- a CDS encoding GxxExxY protein; the protein is MKTDISENDISRIVYESGYLVYKSLGPGLLESAYEECMFYELRKHHLLVEKQKPMPLVYDEVKLDIGYRLDLIIENKFILEIKSVESLNDIHLAQILTYLRLSNCKLGMLMNFNTLHFKNGVKRVINGNL
- a CDS encoding 2-hydroxyacid dehydrogenase, which translates into the protein MKILLLDKNHPLITDQLLEKNFILEEDFVSTYDEVCNKIENYDGVIIRSRIPLDKNFLEKGKNLKFIARVGAGMENIDIPVAEKLGIQLINSPEGNRDSVAEHVVGMLLVLMNRLFIASQEVKNGIWLREENRGDELMGKTVGLIGYGNMGKATAKRLSGFGCKVIFHDILPNLSDEYATQVSLEELKEKAEVLSLHIPLTEISYYLIDGPFISDMKNDFYFVNTARGKNVETKALVEAIKAGKVKGACLDVLEYEKSSFEHLETENEDLKYLLESEKVIVTPHIAGWTIQSKEKLAQVIVDKIIASFSK
- a CDS encoding serine hydrolase domain-containing protein; this translates as MKKRNFVLFLTVFLFLFSCKKNSENQDTVAGSATGLPNYGNVDLSTVFTKGDSELSDKASLVRYIDQYYKRVWEGSNLSGGVLVAKGDDILYENYRGFAREGDQKTINKNTPLHVASVSKTLTAMAMLKLVEAGKIKLSDHLTQFFPGFPYPDVTVKNLLSQRSGLPKYEYFITKIQPAPAELSKTFITNQDVLNMIIKYKPDLARDTDTGFMYCNTNFAMLALLIEKVTKVPFPQAMKEMIFDPLKMKNSFIFQEKDIPTASQSFYYGGNRLYPLDRLDLIYGDKNVYTTPRDLYSFSKAMYSKDFLKPELMEMVFTPYSNEKFGTNNYGLGFRMKIFDNGEKLTYHNGWWHGTNSVFAHLLKSKVTIVAIGNKYSNRVYTALALSGLFEDFPPQKDKLHSIMSDDKDTLNGHNEVYGE
- a CDS encoding Ig-like domain-containing protein translates to MKRLLLIFVIGFLLQSCARVGSPVGGAKDTLAPKFLSSNIDTTRINVPRDIKELRIDFDEYITLKDVSKNLIISPPIKNIKRIIPSNIANKFILIQWTDTLQANTTYNFNFGNSIADNNEANILRYFNFAFSTGEKLDDLYISGDVKDALSIKNTTENKFVVGLYQVKDTINYKQKPYYITKVDEDGYYELNYLSPGQYKIIAFDDENGNSMYDPGKEKVGFQKEHVVVEKSVSGLNLKLFPSKKPLKYVEMKETPGGILMTFEGKPSDVKVLSINEKLQNIKATHRPKSDSVNIWFDAVKSNVGQTVTENLKFSYNADNKQDTVSVFYKYNTKNAMDINSDNGGGMLAPKADFKISSNYYLDKINPDKWALRMEGDTINTVPFTANISETNPYQILVKSDFVSGKKYQLTVPKETVSSFYAKNTQSKRFDFEVDKIENFGSLTFKLQNAPSSSYWIQLVDTSDKVLFQKYTKGDEVKFNILKPGEYIVRILVDNNENKYWDEADFQNDIFAEDSYIYYKVVVVRPLWDSNENWDLKDTRALDTSKLSLPKTNTNTQQQDTKKMDLKTNDAVLTPTR